The Solanum lycopersicum chromosome 6, SLM_r2.1 genome has a window encoding:
- the LOC138349043 gene encoding uncharacterized protein has product MGKELQNLKANSQQHDSKNAELRRSADGKKPELEGDVGKLHKTHDNVCLNAATASTSTTKGASGIRYTNLNMNKIFDKPFIPKNQKDSLFIPPQIHTYSESLHQDKKAYNHITRSYIENLYKIQNYLNSTPRSPTTKDPNTDFITQKLQGYNKLIAQPGTNANLVKTCYSYGLLNTVYTQTGDEISTIPELYKAFMNYKRITKGTLFYIKFYSAPAEILFDEIKPIIQVIKIGLTRDMIIPEDIGIQQEIQKIEIPEFYANKRVIGIATILNELTNNYLNGNSVWSYYVREQVMIYSNSKEIREQDMEEIRQWILSLLKPEQKPTTRALRKGFISEELLTRYCKIIGQKYPDHICSKCQGEDNVIPDVQIE; this is encoded by the coding sequence ATGggaaaagagttacaaaatctgaaagctaacagtcagcagcatgactctaaaaatgcggagctacgtcgttcggcggacggtaaaaagccagaactagaaggagacgttgggaaactccataaaacccatgacaatgtttgtttaaatgcagctacagcaagcacatctacaacaaaaggagccagtggaataagatatacaaatttaaatatgaacaaaatcttcgataaaccatttattccaaagaaccaaaaagactcattatttataccaccacaaatacatacttactcagaaagtttacaccaagataaaaaagcctacaaccacataacccgctcatatattgaaaacctttataaaatccaaaattatttaaactcaacacctagatctccaactaccaaagaccctaatactgattttataacccaaaagctacaaggatataataagttaatagcacaaccaggcaccaatgcaaatctagtaaaaacatgttatagttatggattacttaatacagtttatacccaaacaggagatgaaatatctaccataccagagctatacaaagcctttatgaactataaaagaattactaaaggaacattgttttatataaagttttattcagcaccagcagagatattatttgatgagataaaaccaattatacaagttataaaaattggtttgacaagagatatgataattccagaagatatcggaatacaacaagaaatacaaaagattgagataccaGAATTCTACGCCAACAAAAGAGTTATAGGAATAGCAActatcctaaatgaactaactaacaattatttaaacggaaattcagtatggagctattatgtacgagagcaagttatgatatattcaaattctaaagaaatcAGAGAACAAGATATGGAAGAGATACGCCAATGGATACTTAGTCTACTCAAGCCAGagcaaaaaccaacaacaagagcattaaggaaagggtttatttcggaagaattattgacaagatattgcaaaattattggacaaaaataccccgaccatatatgttcaaaatgtcaaggagaagataatgtcataccagacgttcaaatcgaataa